In Massilia antarctica, the following are encoded in one genomic region:
- a CDS encoding nucleotidyltransferase family protein yields MTPVGILLAAGRGRRFDPTGAASKLLQPLPGGELVVAASARVLLSSVDKVIAVVRPDDGGVGDCLRALGCIVTVCPDADSGMAASLVHAIRHSLPDAPSWLIALGDMPHVRGSTMLALRAALEQGAPIAVPLHAGQRGNPVGFGRVHLDALLALQGDQGARAILKAQAVSVVAVDDPGIFSDIDTVADLLKTSTLA; encoded by the coding sequence ATGACCCCTGTCGGCATTCTGCTGGCCGCCGGCAGGGGGCGTCGTTTCGATCCGACTGGCGCGGCGAGCAAGCTGCTCCAGCCTTTGCCTGGCGGCGAGCTGGTCGTCGCCGCCAGCGCCCGCGTTTTGCTCTCCTCTGTAGACAAAGTGATCGCCGTCGTGCGGCCTGATGATGGCGGCGTGGGCGACTGCCTGCGCGCGCTCGGCTGCATCGTCACTGTCTGTCCGGACGCCGACAGCGGCATGGCCGCGTCCCTGGTGCATGCGATCCGCCATTCGCTGCCCGACGCTCCATCGTGGCTGATCGCGCTGGGCGACATGCCGCATGTCCGCGGCTCCACCATGCTGGCGCTGCGCGCCGCGCTGGAGCAGGGCGCGCCGATCGCGGTGCCGCTGCATGCCGGCCAGCGCGGCAATCCGGTCGGCTTTGGCCGTGTCCACCTCGACGCGCTGCTGGCGCTCCAGGGCGACCAGGGCGCGCGCGCCATCCTCAAAGCGCAAGCGGTGAGTGTTGTTGCGGTCGACGATCCGGGCATTTTTTCGGACATCGATACCGTCGCGGACCTGTTAAAAACAAGTACACTCGCGTAA